Proteins encoded in a region of the Scyliorhinus torazame isolate Kashiwa2021f chromosome 1, sScyTor2.1, whole genome shotgun sequence genome:
- the LOC140418187 gene encoding gap junction beta-4 protein-like, with product MDWGTLQGVLSGVNKYSTGFGRIWLSVVFIFRVLVYVVAAESVWGDEQSDFVCNTLQPGCPNTCYDHYFPISHIRLWALQLICITTPSLLVVLHVAYRKERERKHRLKYGQNCPNLYKNTGKKRGGLWWTYLLSLIFKTGFEVAFLYVLHSIYNRFDLPRLVKCSMFPCPNVVDCFIAKPTEKKIFTYFMVGGSALCVILNTSEIIYLIFKQCFRCCNRKHTKEMSMSKARRNLIQKDVLENGISLHEYNNKA from the coding sequence ATGGACTGGGGGACACTGCAAGGTGTGCTCAGCGGCGTGAATAAATATTCAACGGGATTTGGACGGATCTGGCTCTCTGTCGTCTTCATCTTCAGAGTATTGGTCTATGTTGTGGCAGCGGAAAGTGTATGGGGTGATGAGCAGAGTGACTTTGTCTGCAATACCCTTCAACCAGGATGTCCAAACACTTGCTATGACCATTACTTTCCCATCTCCCACATTAGGCTTTGGGCTCTGCAACTAATCTGTATCACCACACCTTCACTCTTGGTTGTCTTACATGTGGCCTACCgaaaagagagggagaggaagcaCAGATTAAAGTATGGACAGAATTGTCCAAACCTGTACAAAAACACAGGGAAGAAGCGTGGTGGACTCTGGTGGACCTATTTGTTAAGTCTGATATTTAAAACTGGCTTTGAAGTCGCTTTCTTGTACGTACTTCACAGTATTTATAATCGCTTTGATTTGCCGCGTCTTGTCAAGTGTTCCATGTTCCCCTGCCCAAATGTGGTTGATTGTTTCATCGCCAAACCAACTGAGAAAAAGATCTTCACATACTTCATGGTTGGAGGGTCAGCTCTTTGCGTTATCTTGAACACTTCGGAAATAATTTACCTAATTTTCAAACAGTGCTTTCGATGTTGCAACAGAAAACATACAAAGGAAATGAGCATGTCAAAGGCAAGACGAAATTTGATTCAGAAAGATGTTCTTGAGAATGGCATTAGTCTACATGAGTATAACAACAAGGCCTGA